A single window of Nocardia sp. NBC_01327 DNA harbors:
- a CDS encoding zinc-dependent alcohol dehydrogenase: MKRLMLDGPGALRWEDCPEPTLDTPDQALVRPIAVATCDLDPAVLQGFFPLAGPYPFGHEGVAEVIAVGENVRTVSPGDRVVVPFQISCGACPPCLRGRTGSCTAQAFMSTYGLGPMGGLEWGGLWADLARIPHADAMLVPLPAGIDPVAVASASDNIPDAYRAVAPQLSADPAAEVLILGGPAASSIGLYAAGLAVALGASRTVYLDTDPERLDIAAKLGADPIEGDPATRVGRFPITVEAAGGGEALRAAINATANDGWCTSVSVQVQDVPLPLLGMYSRCCTFHTGRAHVRPVIPHVLDLVATGRFDPSVVTTRTVPFEDSVDALLETPMKLVAVR, encoded by the coding sequence ATGAAGCGACTCATGCTGGACGGTCCCGGCGCGCTGCGCTGGGAAGACTGCCCCGAACCCACCCTCGACACCCCCGATCAGGCCCTGGTCCGGCCGATCGCCGTAGCCACCTGCGATCTGGATCCCGCTGTCCTGCAAGGTTTCTTTCCCCTCGCGGGCCCCTATCCCTTCGGGCATGAAGGGGTTGCCGAAGTCATCGCCGTAGGCGAGAACGTCCGCACCGTGAGCCCCGGCGACAGAGTGGTCGTCCCGTTCCAAATCTCCTGCGGCGCCTGCCCGCCCTGCCTGCGTGGCCGCACCGGCAGCTGCACCGCCCAGGCCTTCATGTCCACCTACGGCCTCGGTCCGATGGGCGGCCTCGAATGGGGCGGTCTCTGGGCCGATCTCGCGCGAATTCCGCACGCCGACGCCATGCTCGTCCCGCTCCCCGCGGGCATCGACCCGGTCGCGGTGGCCAGCGCCAGCGACAATATCCCCGACGCCTATCGCGCCGTGGCCCCGCAACTTTCGGCGGATCCCGCCGCGGAGGTCCTCATTCTCGGTGGCCCGGCCGCCTCCTCCATCGGCCTCTACGCCGCCGGTCTGGCGGTAGCCCTCGGCGCCTCCCGCACCGTCTACCTCGACACCGACCCCGAAAGACTCGATATAGCAGCCAAACTCGGCGCCGATCCCATCGAGGGCGACCCCGCCACCCGGGTGGGCCGCTTCCCCATCACCGTCGAAGCAGCCGGTGGAGGTGAGGCACTCCGCGCCGCGATCAATGCCACCGCGAACGACGGCTGGTGCACCAGCGTCAGCGTCCAAGTGCAGGACGTGCCGCTCCCACTCCTCGGAATGTATTCGCGCTGCTGCACTTTCCACACCGGCCGCGCCCACGTCCGACCCGTCATCCCGCACGTCCTGGACCTCGTGGCGACCGGTCGCTTCGATCCCTCCGTCGTCACCACGCGCACGGTGCCGTTCGAGGATTCCGTCGATGCGCTCCTGGAAACACCGATGAAGCTTGTCGCCGTCCGCTGA
- a CDS encoding GAP family protein: MGHAVGQFLSHAVGVAISPLALIAVILIVSAPRGRQNALAFVLGWVLAITAIFTVLLVISAGAGAEHNGQPASWVAWFRLILGVLIALMALQQLRLSRTTDPDSLPPRLQRVREFTTRNCLILGAVLVVANPKNVMQVAAGAVTTASSTAHLGGRIGAAAIFIAIASLVVLIPLAVHFFNHTTGAGTLERWKTWTVRNQYVIMAVLLALLSAKSLGDGISGLAS; the protein is encoded by the coding sequence ATGGGACACGCGGTCGGTCAGTTTCTCAGTCACGCGGTCGGCGTCGCCATCAGTCCGCTGGCGTTGATCGCGGTGATCCTTATCGTCTCCGCACCCCGGGGACGGCAGAACGCACTGGCCTTCGTCCTGGGCTGGGTGCTGGCCATCACCGCCATCTTCACGGTGCTGCTGGTGATCAGCGCCGGAGCCGGAGCCGAACACAATGGGCAGCCCGCATCCTGGGTGGCGTGGTTCCGGCTGATCCTCGGCGTGCTCATCGCCTTGATGGCACTGCAGCAGCTGCGACTGTCCCGAACCACCGATCCGGATTCGCTCCCCCCGCGGCTGCAGCGAGTACGTGAATTCACCACCCGCAACTGCCTGATCCTGGGCGCCGTTCTGGTGGTGGCCAATCCGAAGAATGTCATGCAGGTCGCCGCCGGGGCCGTCACCACCGCATCCTCCACCGCGCACCTCGGCGGCCGCATCGGCGCCGCGGCCATCTTCATCGCCATCGCCTCCCTGGTCGTATTGATCCCCCTGGCGGTGCACTTCTTCAACCACACCACCGGCGCCGGCACCCTCGAGCGCTGGAAGACCTGGACCGTCCGCAACCAATACGTCATCATGGCGGTCCTGCTGGCACTGCTCAGCGCCAAATCCCTCGGCGACGGCATCAGCGGTCTGGCCTCGTAG
- a CDS encoding helix-turn-helix transcriptional regulator: protein MERGMEFGHTGVVKTVGLRNAKAETGRQLGARAAVVSAPAGEGHTREAVIKLLLEDGPITATAIGKRLGLSPAGVRRHLDALIESGEARAARSAAWQQQGRGRPAKQYQLTATGRGRLGHAYDDLAGAAMRQLREVGGDTAIVDFARKRVATIVAGVQQLSRHTPEATIDKAEEIADAFSEAGFAASTRKVGAGVQICQHHCPVSHVAEEFPELCAAELEAFKQILGTHVQRLATIANGDCACTTHVPLTLLPTQNSNTAETPVAQPATTSTHDSGRSAE from the coding sequence CTGGAACGTGGGATGGAATTCGGTCACACTGGTGTTGTGAAAACCGTGGGTTTGCGGAATGCGAAAGCAGAAACCGGGCGCCAGCTGGGCGCCCGGGCTGCTGTTGTGTCTGCACCGGCGGGCGAAGGCCACACCCGCGAGGCCGTCATCAAACTACTGCTCGAGGACGGTCCGATCACCGCGACCGCCATCGGCAAGCGTTTGGGTCTGAGCCCGGCGGGAGTGCGCCGGCATCTGGACGCTCTCATCGAATCCGGCGAAGCGCGGGCCGCCCGGTCGGCGGCCTGGCAGCAGCAGGGTCGCGGGCGTCCGGCCAAGCAGTATCAGTTGACGGCCACCGGTCGCGGCCGATTGGGTCATGCCTACGATGACCTGGCCGGCGCCGCCATGCGCCAGCTGCGCGAGGTCGGCGGCGACACAGCCATCGTCGACTTCGCACGTAAGCGGGTCGCCACGATTGTCGCCGGAGTTCAGCAGCTCTCCCGGCACACACCCGAGGCGACGATCGACAAGGCGGAAGAGATCGCGGATGCGTTCTCCGAGGCCGGGTTCGCCGCTTCCACCCGGAAAGTCGGTGCGGGAGTACAGATCTGCCAGCACCACTGCCCGGTATCGCACGTCGCCGAGGAATTCCCGGAGTTGTGCGCCGCCGAGCTCGAGGCTTTCAAACAGATACTCGGCACGCATGTGCAGCGGCTGGCGACCATCGCCAACGGCGATTGCGCGTGCACCACACACGTCCCGCTGACGTTGTTGCCGACACAGAACTCGAATACCGCTGAAACCCCCGTTGCCCAGCCCGCAACGACTTCTACACACGACTCCGGAAGGAGTGCCGAATGA
- the sufB gene encoding Fe-S cluster assembly protein SufB, whose translation MTTTTDQVQPLSQEETIASIGTYGYGWADKDVAGASAKRGLSEEVVRDISAKKSEPEWMLDFRLKALRIFEKKPMPSWGSDLDGIHFDNIKYFVRSSEKQAATWDDLPEDIKNTYDRLGIPEAEKQRLVSGVAAQYESEVVYHSIREDLEKLGVIFLDTDTALKEHPELFQQYFGSVIPSGDNKFSALNSATWSGGSFIYVPPGVHVDIPLQAYFRINTENMGQFERTLIIVDEGAYVHYVEGCTAPIYSSDSLHSAVVEIIVKKGGRCRYTTIQNWSNNVYNLVTKRAKAEAGATMEWVDGNIGSKVTMKYPAVWMTGEHAKGEVLSIAFAGAGQHQDTGAKMLHLAPHTSSNIISKSVARGGGRASYRGLVQVNKGAYGSKSTVKCDALLVDNISRSDTYPYVDIREDDVTMGHEATVSKVSADQLFYLMSRGLTEDEAMAMVVRGFVEPIAKELPMEYALELNRLIELQMEGAVG comes from the coding sequence ATGACGACAACGACCGATCAGGTGCAGCCGCTGTCCCAAGAGGAGACCATCGCCTCCATTGGGACGTACGGGTACGGCTGGGCCGACAAGGATGTCGCCGGTGCCAGTGCCAAGCGCGGCCTGTCCGAGGAGGTCGTTCGCGACATCTCGGCCAAGAAGAGCGAGCCGGAGTGGATGCTCGACTTCCGGCTGAAGGCACTGCGCATCTTCGAGAAGAAGCCGATGCCGAGCTGGGGTTCCGACCTCGACGGCATCCACTTCGACAACATCAAGTACTTCGTGCGCTCCAGCGAGAAGCAGGCCGCCACGTGGGACGACCTGCCCGAGGACATCAAGAACACCTACGACCGCCTGGGCATCCCGGAGGCCGAGAAGCAGCGTCTGGTGTCCGGTGTCGCGGCGCAGTACGAGTCGGAGGTCGTCTACCACTCGATCCGTGAGGATCTCGAGAAGCTGGGCGTCATCTTCCTGGACACCGATACCGCGCTCAAGGAGCACCCGGAGCTGTTCCAGCAGTACTTCGGCTCGGTCATCCCGTCGGGCGACAATAAGTTCTCCGCGCTGAATTCGGCCACCTGGTCGGGTGGTTCGTTCATCTACGTCCCGCCGGGCGTGCACGTGGACATCCCGCTGCAGGCGTACTTCCGCATCAATACCGAGAACATGGGTCAGTTCGAGCGCACCCTGATCATCGTCGACGAGGGCGCCTACGTGCACTACGTCGAGGGTTGCACCGCGCCGATCTACTCCTCGGATTCGCTGCATTCCGCGGTGGTCGAGATCATTGTGAAGAAGGGTGGCCGCTGCCGGTACACCACGATTCAGAACTGGTCGAACAACGTCTACAACCTGGTCACCAAGCGGGCCAAGGCCGAGGCCGGCGCCACCATGGAGTGGGTCGACGGCAATATCGGTTCCAAGGTCACCATGAAGTACCCGGCCGTGTGGATGACCGGTGAGCACGCCAAGGGCGAGGTGCTCTCCATCGCGTTCGCCGGTGCGGGCCAGCACCAGGACACCGGTGCGAAGATGCTGCACCTGGCGCCGCACACCTCCTCGAACATCATCTCGAAGTCGGTGGCGCGCGGCGGCGGTCGTGCCTCCTACCGTGGCCTGGTTCAGGTCAACAAGGGTGCGTACGGCTCGAAGTCGACCGTGAAGTGCGATGCGCTCCTGGTGGACAACATCTCTCGTTCGGATACCTACCCGTACGTCGATATCCGCGAGGACGACGTGACCATGGGTCATGAGGCGACTGTGTCGAAGGTGTCTGCCGACCAGCTGTTCTACCTGATGAGCCGCGGCCTCACCGAGGACGAGGCCATGGCCATGGTGGTGCGCGGCTTCGTGGAGCCGATCGCCAAGGAACTGCCCATGGAGTACGCCCTCGAGCTCAACCGCCTGATCGAGCTGCAAATGGAAGGAGCCGTCGGCTGA
- the sufD gene encoding Fe-S cluster assembly protein SufD yields MTVENVAVAAEARPPAINKGEVFASFDVNAFEVPSGHDEAWRFTPLRRMRGLHDGTAVRDGSATVEATSVEGITVETVDRTDARLGAAGTPTDRVAAQAYSGFGQATIVSVGAEVEVADAVTLTVTGPGEGKTAYGHTQVRLANFAVANVVIDQRGSGTYAENVEFVLGDSAKLNVIVIQDWADDAVHATAHHALLGRDATFRHTNVTLGGDLVRLTATVRYAGPGGDAEMLGVYFADDGQHFEQRLLMDHSVPNCKSNVLYKGALQGDPNSGKPDARTVWVGDVLIRAAAEGTETYEANRNLVLTDGARADSVPNLEIETGEIVGAGHASATGRFDDEQLFYLRSRGISEEAARRLVVRGFFFEIIQKIAVPEVRERLEAAIEAELAAVGV; encoded by the coding sequence ATGACGGTCGAGAATGTTGCCGTTGCTGCCGAGGCTCGCCCTCCGGCTATCAACAAGGGTGAGGTCTTCGCGTCGTTCGACGTGAACGCCTTCGAAGTGCCTTCGGGGCATGACGAGGCGTGGCGCTTCACTCCGCTGCGCCGGATGCGCGGCCTGCACGACGGCACCGCCGTTCGTGACGGGTCCGCCACCGTCGAAGCGACCTCCGTCGAGGGCATCACGGTCGAGACCGTGGACCGTACCGACGCGCGCCTCGGCGCCGCCGGTACGCCCACCGATCGTGTTGCCGCGCAGGCGTATTCGGGCTTCGGGCAGGCGACCATCGTGTCCGTCGGCGCGGAGGTCGAGGTGGCCGACGCCGTCACCCTGACCGTCACCGGTCCGGGCGAGGGCAAGACCGCCTACGGCCACACCCAGGTTCGTCTCGCGAATTTCGCCGTCGCGAATGTGGTCATCGACCAGCGCGGCAGCGGAACCTACGCGGAGAACGTGGAATTCGTGCTCGGCGACAGTGCCAAGTTGAATGTCATCGTCATCCAGGACTGGGCCGACGATGCCGTGCACGCCACCGCGCACCACGCCCTGCTGGGTCGTGACGCCACCTTCCGGCACACCAATGTCACCCTCGGTGGCGACCTGGTGCGCCTGACCGCGACCGTGCGCTACGCCGGTCCGGGCGGCGATGCGGAAATGCTCGGCGTGTACTTCGCCGACGACGGTCAGCACTTCGAGCAGCGCCTGCTCATGGATCACTCGGTCCCGAACTGCAAGTCCAATGTGCTGTACAAGGGTGCGCTGCAAGGCGATCCGAACTCCGGCAAGCCGGACGCGCGCACCGTGTGGGTGGGCGATGTGCTCATTCGCGCCGCGGCCGAGGGCACCGAAACCTACGAGGCGAATCGCAATCTGGTGCTCACCGATGGCGCGCGCGCCGACTCGGTGCCGAACCTGGAGATCGAGACCGGCGAGATCGTGGGCGCCGGACATGCCTCCGCCACCGGGCGATTCGATGACGAGCAGCTGTTCTACCTGCGCTCGCGCGGCATCTCCGAGGAGGCGGCGCGACGCCTGGTCGTGCGTGGCTTCTTCTTCGAGATCATTCAGAAGATCGCCGTCCCCGAGGTCCGGGAGCGGCTCGAGGCGGCCATCGAGGCCGAACTCGCCGCTGTAGGCGTGTAA
- the sufC gene encoding Fe-S cluster assembly ATPase SufC, whose product MTTLEIKDLHVEVANPDESGEPIKILKGVNLTVKSGETHAIMGPNGSGKSTLSYAIAGHPKYTVTSGTITLDGEDVLAMTVDERARAGLFLAMQYPVEVPGVSVSNFLRTAATAVRGEAPKLRTWVKELKTSMAELEIEPTFVERSVNEGFSGGEKKRQEILQLGLLKPKIAILDETDSGLDVDALRIVSEGVNKYKEREDGGILLITHYTRILRYIEPDFVHVFVNGRIVAQGGKELADELDANGYVRFTSAAVGA is encoded by the coding sequence ATGACCACCCTGGAAATCAAGGACCTGCACGTAGAGGTCGCCAACCCGGACGAATCCGGCGAGCCCATCAAGATCCTCAAGGGCGTGAACCTGACCGTGAAGTCGGGCGAGACCCACGCGATCATGGGCCCCAACGGCTCCGGCAAGTCGACCCTGTCCTACGCGATCGCCGGTCACCCCAAGTACACCGTGACCTCCGGCACCATCACCCTCGACGGTGAAGACGTGCTGGCGATGACGGTGGACGAGCGGGCGCGTGCGGGCCTGTTCCTGGCCATGCAGTACCCGGTCGAGGTTCCGGGCGTCTCGGTCTCGAACTTCCTGCGCACCGCCGCCACCGCCGTGCGCGGCGAGGCGCCCAAGCTGCGCACCTGGGTCAAGGAGCTCAAGACCTCCATGGCCGAGCTCGAGATCGAGCCGACCTTCGTCGAGCGCTCGGTGAACGAGGGCTTCTCCGGCGGTGAGAAGAAGCGCCAGGAGATCCTGCAGCTGGGGCTGCTCAAGCCGAAGATCGCCATCCTCGACGAGACCGACTCCGGCCTGGACGTCGATGCGCTGCGCATCGTCTCCGAGGGCGTGAACAAGTACAAGGAGCGGGAGGACGGCGGCATTCTGCTGATCACCCACTACACCCGCATCCTGCGCTACATCGAGCCCGACTTCGTGCACGTGTTCGTGAACGGCCGCATTGTCGCCCAGGGCGGCAAGGAACTGGCCGACGAGCTGGACGCGAATGGCTACGTGCGCTTCACCTCTGCCGCTGTAGGAGCTTAA
- a CDS encoding cysteine desulfurase has protein sequence MTTTVRDSRLAGLPALDVARIRADFPILSRTVRDGKPLVYLDSGATSQRPTAVLDAERDFLTQHNAAVHRGAHQLAEEATDAYEDARADIARFVGVDAREIVFTKNATESLNLVTYSFADSRFPYHVGPGDEIVITELEHHANLVPWQELARRTGATLKWYGITDDGRIDLDSLELSPATKVVAFTHQSNVTGAIADVTEMVRRAKEVGALVVLDACQSVPHMPVNFRELGVDFAAFSGHKMLGPSGVGVLYGRYALLEETPPFITGGSMIETVTMEATTFTAPPQRFEAGVPMTSQVVGLGAAVRYLEAIGMDAVAAHEHALVSATLEGLAKIDGVRIVGPTDTVNRGGAVSFVVDGIHAHDVGQILDDEGVAIRVGHHCAWPLMRRLGVPATARASFAVYNTLDEVDALLAAVRKAQSFFGVA, from the coding sequence ATGACCACCACGGTGCGCGATTCCCGGCTCGCCGGGCTGCCTGCTCTGGACGTCGCGCGCATTCGCGCCGACTTCCCGATCCTCAGCCGCACGGTGCGAGACGGTAAACCCCTGGTCTATCTCGACTCGGGCGCCACCTCGCAGCGGCCGACGGCGGTGCTGGATGCGGAACGCGATTTCCTCACCCAGCACAATGCGGCGGTGCACCGTGGTGCTCATCAACTGGCCGAAGAGGCAACGGACGCTTACGAAGACGCGCGCGCCGATATCGCCCGCTTCGTCGGCGTGGACGCTCGCGAGATCGTCTTCACCAAGAACGCGACCGAATCGCTGAACCTGGTGACCTACTCCTTCGCCGACAGCCGGTTCCCGTACCACGTCGGACCCGGCGACGAGATCGTGATCACCGAGCTCGAGCATCACGCGAATCTTGTTCCGTGGCAGGAGCTTGCGCGCCGCACCGGGGCGACCCTGAAGTGGTACGGCATTACCGATGACGGGCGCATCGACCTCGATTCGCTCGAATTGTCGCCTGCCACCAAGGTTGTCGCGTTCACGCATCAGTCGAATGTCACCGGTGCGATCGCCGATGTCACCGAAATGGTGCGCCGGGCAAAGGAAGTCGGTGCGCTGGTCGTGCTCGACGCCTGCCAGTCGGTGCCGCATATGCCGGTGAACTTCCGTGAGCTGGGCGTCGACTTCGCCGCGTTCTCCGGGCACAAGATGCTCGGTCCCTCCGGCGTCGGCGTGCTCTACGGCCGCTACGCGCTGCTCGAGGAGACCCCGCCGTTCATCACCGGTGGTTCCATGATCGAGACGGTGACCATGGAGGCCACCACCTTCACCGCCCCGCCGCAGCGCTTCGAGGCCGGTGTGCCGATGACCTCGCAGGTGGTCGGACTGGGTGCGGCCGTGCGGTATCTGGAAGCCATCGGCATGGATGCTGTTGCGGCGCACGAGCATGCGCTGGTCAGCGCGACGCTCGAGGGGCTCGCCAAGATCGACGGGGTGCGCATTGTCGGCCCGACCGACACCGTGAACCGCGGCGGCGCAGTATCTTTCGTGGTGGACGGCATCCACGCCCACGATGTGGGTCAGATCCTCGACGATGAGGGCGTCGCCATTCGCGTCGGCCACCACTGCGCCTGGCCGCTCATGCGCCGCCTCGGCGTTCCGGCCACCGCGCGTGCCTCGTTCGCCGTCTACAACACCCTCGATGAGGTCGACGCATTGCTGGCCGCGGTGCGGAAGGCCCAGAGCTTCTTCGGAGTTGCATAG
- the sufU gene encoding Fe-S cluster assembly sulfur transfer protein SufU, with protein sequence MRMEQMYQEVILDHYKHPHHRGLREPFGAQVHHVNPTCGDEITLRVQVDDKGDVADVSYDGQGCSISQASTSVLADQVIGLPVQQALKVVDSFNEMISSRGTLEGDEDMIGDGIAFAGVSKYPARVKCALLGWMAFKDAVVQIASAEETKLPMSNGEKKNDE encoded by the coding sequence ATGCGCATGGAGCAGATGTACCAGGAAGTGATCCTGGATCACTACAAGCACCCGCACCACCGGGGGCTCCGCGAGCCGTTCGGTGCGCAGGTGCATCACGTCAATCCGACCTGCGGTGACGAGATCACGCTGCGGGTCCAGGTGGACGATAAGGGCGATGTCGCCGACGTGTCCTACGACGGCCAGGGCTGCTCGATCAGCCAGGCCTCCACGTCGGTGCTCGCCGACCAGGTCATCGGCCTTCCGGTGCAGCAGGCGCTGAAGGTGGTCGACTCGTTCAACGAGATGATCTCCAGCCGCGGCACCCTCGAGGGCGATGAGGACATGATCGGCGACGGCATTGCCTTCGCGGGCGTGTCCAAGTACCCGGCGCGCGTCAAATGCGCGCTGCTGGGCTGGATGGCGTTCAAGGACGCGGTGGTGCAGATAGCCTCCGCCGAGGAGACCAAGCTGCCGATGTCGAACGGGGAGAAGAAGAACGATGAGTGA
- a CDS encoding metal-sulfur cluster assembly factor: MSETTETSVTPAAETAETAIAETAENAAPQVELTEEEVKFLEDLEEAMRDVVDPELGINVVDLGLVYGMTVTDGICKMDMTLTSPACPLTDVIEDQSRNALVRSGLVEDLQINWVWMPPWGPDKITDDGREQLRALGFTV; the protein is encoded by the coding sequence ATGAGTGAGACGACCGAGACTTCCGTAACTCCGGCGGCCGAGACCGCTGAGACCGCTATTGCGGAAACCGCCGAAAACGCCGCACCGCAGGTCGAGTTGACCGAGGAAGAGGTCAAATTCCTCGAGGATCTCGAAGAGGCCATGCGCGATGTGGTCGACCCCGAGCTCGGCATCAATGTGGTCGATCTGGGCCTGGTCTACGGCATGACCGTCACCGACGGCATCTGCAAGATGGATATGACGCTGACCTCGCCGGCCTGCCCGCTCACCGACGTGATCGAGGACCAGTCGCGCAATGCCCTGGTCCGCAGCGGTCTGGTCGAGGACCTGCAGATCAACTGGGTCTGGATGCCGCCGTGGGGCCCGGACAAGATCACCGACGACGGCCGCGAGCAGCTGCGCGCCCTCGGCTTCACCGTATAA
- a CDS encoding SDR family NAD(P)-dependent oxidoreductase produces the protein MSISQSLAGTRAVVTGATGGLGRAMAAALVNGGAQVVVTSRSRERAEEAARELGVGAVGVAADVRDQESVAGLVTEVHERFGGIDLLVNNAGIGMRTVNPRFLEQSLPFWEVPPDGFRDVIDTKITGVFLVARAFAPVMLAAGSGRIVNISMSTSTMTRVGFVPYGPAGAGVEALSRIMAAELAETPVRVNMLLPGGATATGMVPADAPSEVRARLLDPSIMGPPIAWLASEAAEDVHDERIIATEFPEWLAQRSSITL, from the coding sequence ATGAGCATTTCGCAGTCATTGGCAGGGACGCGGGCCGTTGTGACGGGTGCTACCGGGGGGCTTGGGCGGGCTATGGCGGCCGCGCTGGTCAACGGTGGGGCGCAGGTGGTGGTGACCAGTCGGAGCAGAGAGCGGGCGGAGGAGGCGGCTCGGGAGTTGGGGGTGGGGGCCGTGGGGGTTGCGGCGGATGTTCGGGATCAGGAGTCGGTGGCGGGGCTCGTCACCGAGGTGCATGAGCGGTTCGGGGGGATCGATCTGCTTGTGAACAATGCTGGAATCGGCATGCGCACAGTGAATCCCAGGTTTCTGGAGCAGTCGCTGCCGTTCTGGGAGGTGCCGCCGGACGGGTTTCGCGATGTGATCGACACGAAGATCACGGGGGTGTTTCTGGTGGCGCGTGCGTTCGCGCCGGTCATGCTGGCGGCCGGATCCGGGCGGATCGTCAATATCTCGATGAGCACGTCCACCATGACCCGTGTCGGATTCGTGCCCTACGGCCCGGCGGGAGCGGGTGTCGAGGCGCTGTCCCGGATCATGGCCGCCGAGCTGGCGGAGACGCCGGTGCGGGTGAATATGCTGCTGCCCGGCGGGGCGACGGCGACCGGCATGGTGCCCGCGGACGCCCCCTCCGAAGTGCGTGCGCGACTGCTGGATCCGTCGATCATGGGGCCGCCGATCGCCTGGCTCGCCTCGGAGGCGGCCGAGGATGTGCACGATGAGCGCATTATCGCGACCGAGTTCCCGGAGTGGCTGGCGCAGCGCTCGAGCATCACGCTGTAG
- a CDS encoding YrdB family protein has product MLEVKRRPVRGGGRTAWFVRGPRRRKGLPVVLSIVKALNATVAFGLELATLVAVGYWPFTWQQSTAIRVFAGLGLAAVMASVWGTFGSPGSSLSGVGRIVFEVCWFGVGIAAVYVMRRQRLALVFAVVFVVNAVLARVWHQID; this is encoded by the coding sequence GTGCTCGAAGTCAAGAGGCGGCCGGTTCGTGGCGGTGGTAGAACTGCTTGGTTCGTGCGCGGCCCGCGCCGGAGGAAGGGGCTCCCGGTGGTGCTGTCGATTGTCAAGGCGCTCAATGCGACTGTTGCGTTCGGGTTGGAGTTGGCGACGCTGGTTGCGGTCGGGTACTGGCCGTTCACGTGGCAGCAGTCGACGGCGATTCGGGTGTTTGCGGGGTTGGGGCTGGCGGCGGTGATGGCCAGTGTGTGGGGGACGTTCGGGTCGCCCGGGAGTTCGCTCAGTGGGGTGGGGCGGATTGTGTTCGAGGTGTGCTGGTTCGGGGTGGGGATCGCCGCTGTCTATGTGATGCGGCGGCAGAGGCTGGCGCTGGTGTTCGCGGTGGTGTTTGTCGTCAATGCCGTGTTGGCGCGGGTGTGGCATCAGATCGATTGA
- a CDS encoding DUF7691 family protein — MSPYAVDLEGIRLVGSYSQEFSDHVVRSSPRHVLDRLDEAEELGLTPRDIMRQLLLGEAMHEDFGPTYGHALEVLCHHAGTLLDNAHWAGMRFRYFSMVEEALAELGVDFDPAGLVLGGAPIELPPIDDFPSIGFVESHRIGAMADTLAEVELARLTDDAIRGSVAELRDWARTCQAEGLGLVCFYY, encoded by the coding sequence GTGAGCCCGTATGCCGTTGACCTGGAAGGGATCCGGTTGGTCGGTTCGTATAGCCAGGAGTTCTCCGATCATGTGGTGCGGTCCTCGCCGCGGCATGTGCTCGATCGGCTGGACGAGGCCGAGGAGCTCGGGCTGACGCCGCGGGATATCATGCGGCAGTTGCTGCTGGGGGAGGCCATGCACGAGGACTTCGGGCCTACCTACGGGCATGCGCTGGAGGTGCTGTGCCATCACGCCGGCACGCTGCTCGACAATGCGCACTGGGCGGGGATGCGGTTCCGGTACTTCTCGATGGTGGAGGAAGCGCTGGCGGAGCTCGGCGTGGACTTCGATCCGGCGGGGCTGGTGCTCGGCGGCGCGCCGATCGAGCTGCCGCCGATCGATGATTTTCCGAGCATCGGGTTTGTCGAGAGCCACCGGATCGGCGCTATGGCAGACACTTTGGCCGAGGTCGAGTTGGCGCGGCTCACCGATGACGCCATCCGCGGATCGGTGGCGGAGCTGCGGGACTGGGCGCGCACCTGCCAGGCCGAGGGGCTCGGCCTGGTGTGCTTCTACTACTGA